CATTGTCAGGCGGGGTGTGAGGGCTCTTCTGGAATACGAGCCTGATTTTCATATCGTCGCCGAGGCGACGGACGGTGTTGAGGCGCTATCCCTAATCGAAAGACTGAAACCCGATGTCGTGGTTACCGACCTGTGCATGCCGGCTATGAGCGGCATCGAACTCATGCGGGCGCTCAAGTCCAGGGGCTCGGAGGTCAGGACGATCGTACTGACGATGTGCGGTGACGGTCCGTACGTGGCCAGCGCCCTCGAAGCTGGAGCCTTCGGGTATATATTGAAAGAGGCTGGCGTTGAACACCTGGTATCGGCCATACGCGAAGCGCGTGCCGGCCGGCGGTACTTCAGTCCACCGATATCGGACGGGACTCCGTTTACCTCGGGATAAACCACTTTTTCGAGAAGATTTAGACCGCCGGCGAGGCGGTCTTTTTTTCTGGCTGACCAACCTCATGCCTGATCATCGCCATAAAACTCAACAGTCCGCCGATAATTTCGGCCGGCGCGGGCGGGTTACCGGGGATTTTAAGCGCTACCGGCAGGACCTTATCAGCCCCACCCAGCACCGCGTAACTGTCGTTCAGGATTCC
The genomic region above belongs to Dehalogenimonas sp. THU2 and contains:
- a CDS encoding response regulator transcription factor, which translates into the protein MTLGKTSIILADDHAIVRRGVRALLEYEPDFHIVAEATDGVEALSLIERLKPDVVVTDLCMPAMSGIELMRALKSRGSEVRTIVLTMCGDGPYVASALEAGAFGYILKEAGVEHLVSAIREARAGRRYFSPPISDGTPFTSG